From Camelus dromedarius isolate mCamDro1 chromosome 12, mCamDro1.pat, whole genome shotgun sequence, the proteins below share one genomic window:
- the CDHR5 gene encoding cadherin-related family member 5 isoform X3: protein MRTWALLLPLLMATAQAQVCSVDKTVFEVKENTNSSEPLLDIYVPEGQQVTLGPSSTHFAFRIQGTQLFLNVTPDYEENSMLQAQLECKSGDTTVTQLRVFVSVLDVNDNAPQFPYVARVWKVPEDTKVNTTIIPETELEAQDLDKDDILFYTLQEVTLGASDFFSLMGTNRPALRLDQPLDFEKCRNMTFQLLVRDTQEENVEPSHTATATLVLEVQPADLRPPWFLPCTYSDAYVCIQAQYQGTVPTGHKLPGALVLQPGPIYAVDGDWAISQPIVYSFMKGHEDGTFSIDASTGNLTMSKSVPSPKTFLLVVKGEQADHGRYSVTQVTVEARDANGSLPRFPESLYRGTVARGSGVGVAVKDAAAPSQPLRIRAQDPEFPDLNSAITYQITNNSNFRMDGEAVLTNALLVHTGVFYAEVEAKNTVTSGTATTVVEIQVSEQEPAPTETAGTTRPSSSTTLEVPGPPAPSQGPSTTSSGGGPGPYPSSGTTLRPSASSMPGGPSSAGTSPSPTPASPSGGSAQTSKPGTSPLTSPGPSRTPWSSAGTSGAGGGSTTNKPSGDQRFSAVEMAALGGVLGALLLLALIALMVLVHKLYGHRLKCCSGKALEPQPQGFDNQAFVSEEANWAPAPSPSPRPGRPPTPEPVTPGPTSPSPATLHHVPKSPAVARDGEDPAAVRSILTKERRPEGGYKAVWFGEDIGAEADVVVLNEPASEADGAGDSGSEGSGDAGSDAGPGRGTEDPPGADSIYF from the exons ATGCGGACTTGGGCCCTGCTGCTCCCGCTGCTCATGGCCACAGCCCAGGCCCAGG TCTGCTCGGTGGACAAGACCGTCTTCGAAGTCAAGGAGAACACGAATTCCAGTGAGCCCCTGCTTGACATCTACGTCCCCGAGGGCCAGCAGGTGACCCTCGGACCCTCGTCCACCCACTTCGCATTTCGAATCCAGGGGACTCAGCTGTTTCTCAACGTGACCCCTGACTATGAG GAGAACTCAATGCTGCAGGCACAACTGGAATGCAAAAGCGGTGACACCACG gtgACCCAGCTGAGGGTGTTTGTGTCTGTGCTGGATGTCAATGATAACGCGCCCCAGTTCCCGTATGTGGCCAGGGTCTGGAAGGTGCCTGAG gacaCTAAAGTGAATACCACCATCATCCCTGAGACAGAACTGGAGGCCCAGGACCTTGACAAAGATGACATCTTGTTCTACACCCTCCAGGAAGTGACTCTG GGTGCCAGTGACTTCTTCTCCCTGATGGGTACAAACCGCCCAGCCCTGCGGCTGGACCAGCCCCTGGACTTCGAAAAGTGTCGGAACATGACCTTCCAGCTGCTGGTGCGG GACACACAGGAAGAGAATGTGGAGCCCAGCCACACGGCCACAGCCACCTTGGTCCTGGAAGTGCAGCCTGCTGACCTGCGGCCCCCCTGGTTCCTGCCCTGCACCTACTCGGACGCTTACGTCTGCATCCAAGCCCAGTACCAGGGGACTGTGCCCACAGGCCACAAACTG CCAGGCGCCCTTGTCCTGCAGCCCGGGCCCATCTATGCCGTGGACGGGGACTGGGCCATCAGCCAGCCCATTGTCTACAGCTTCATGAAGG GACATGAGGACGGCACATTCTCCATTGATGCCAGCACAGGCAACCTCACCATGAGCAAGAGTGTCCCCAGCCCCAAGACCTTCCTTCTGGTGGTCAAG ggtgaGCAGGCAGACCACGGCCGGTACTCCGTGACCCAGGTCACGGTGGAGGCCCGAGATGCCAACGGGAGCCTGCCCCGCTTCCCCGAGAGCCTGTACCGCGGCACCGTGGCACGTGGTTCTGGGGTGGGCGTGGCCGTCAAGGATGCAGCTGCCCCTTCCCAGCCTCTGAGGATCCGGGCCCAGGACCCTGAGTTTCCA GACCTCAACTCGGCCATCACGTATCAAATCACCAACAACTCCAACTTCCGAATGGACGGGGAGGCAGTGCTGACCAACGCCTTGCTGGTGCACACCGGCGTCTTCTAtgcagag GTTGAGGCCAAGAACACAGTGACCTCAGGCACAGCGACTACAGTCGTGGAGATTCAAGTCTCAGAACAGGAGCCCGCCCCCACAG AGACGGCCGGAACGACCAGACCCTCAAGCAGCACCACTTTGGAAGTCCCCGGGCCCCCTGCACCCTCTCAGGGGCCCTCCACGACCAGCTCTGGAGGGGGTCCTGGCCCGTACCCCTCCTCAGGCACAACTCTGAGGCCATCTGCCTCCTCCATGCCTGGGGGGCCCTCCAGTGCGGGAACCAGCCCCTCCCCAACACCAGCCTCACCCAGTGGGGGCTCAGCACAGACCTCGAAACCAGGAACCTCTCCGCTGACGTCCCCTGGGCCCAGCAGGACCCCCTGGTCCTCAG CAGGGAcgtctggggcaggaggaggcagcacTACAAACAAGCCAAGTGGGGACCAGCGCTTCTCAGCAGTGGAGATGGCGGCGCTGGGTGGGGTGCTGGGGGCGCTGCTCCTTCTGGCTCTGATCGCCCTCATGGTCCTGGTCCACAAGCTCTACGGCCACCGACTCAAGTGCTGCTCTGGCAAAGCTCTG gagcCCCAGCCCCAAGGCTTTGACAACCAGGCTTTCGTCAGCGAGGAGGCTAACTGGGCACCGGCCCCTAGCCCCTCACCCAGACCCGGCCGGCCCCCAACCCCAGAGCCTGTGACCCCGGGGCCCAcatcccccagccctgccaccctccATCATGTCCCCAAGTCCCCAGCAGTGGCCCGGGATGGGGAAGACCCTGCAGCCGTCAGGTCCATCCTGACCAAGGAGCGGCGCCCTGAAGGTGGCTACAAGGCCGTGTGGTTTGGCGAGGACATCGGGGCAGAGGCCGACGTGGTGGTCCTCAACGAGCCCGCATCGGAAGCAGACGGCGCGGGCGACTCAGGCAGCGAGGGCAGCGGCGATGCGGGCTCGGACGCAGGACCGGGCAGGGGTACGGAGGACCCGCCAGGCGCCGACTCCATCTACTTCTAG